Proteins encoded by one window of Desulfobacteraceae bacterium:
- a CDS encoding C25 family cysteine peptidase — MSEKKWIGFQDAAESDAPPKVEVSKSAKQMVTRDMRDAGEKTTVTVRYSVSGAWEGAVAEFQQIEIPDTTQVETEGAPAVPKAGIFVAVPMDVEDVAVRVAEKSSITIDHELRVAPAPKQFTEEEFREVYEPDPAIYESDDPYPGRDFDFLGLKTIAGVKVAHILIYLGQYRPVSRKMEIVQSLVLEVTYQTPPGADREPGRKPREMPEADLILGLDLLDEQTDYSSRVEDFQGLDREFIEELEAEADPASARRRGISLLEETEDEVSDPTGTLTAIAAAPLATVALPVGVPILPLPKLKVAGLIAEYVIVTTRALETAVEPLLTAKTGWPYYAKVALTDDIQREFPSTSLKGSIKAFIAWATANWRVPPRFVVLAGDTDVIPIHIYNRGGNTYASDHFYADLSGDLAPELTVSRIPTSNAAQLKSVCEHLVRYGGYRKGDWGDWQNRVMLCAYQSATYENTCDQIYNNINKRYAAIKRYAKNTSKSDVVATMNSGVVIALYRGHGSKTAWSSSNGLNGTDVAALTNGAHPPFVLSVCCQNGWVDDNSLETITESFIRNRKAVSVFASSRNSWTYPNNDFAKYMFDAVMTGKCQTPAAIIRYAKTKMVLNHGTSSAHLDNTVMYNLFGDPTADVASNAEWLRGDWSMDHDGWRGTLKVTRIWNYRVVTNAPYAAPLWSISGTYVGSDNKSYPFSGTLGGFDPNQLGAGSKRTDYKVEIRIAFSASNNQRFVGYVHTWTLSRISGITWWSNHPFGWTAQKVI, encoded by the coding sequence ATGAGCGAAAAGAAATGGATCGGCTTTCAGGACGCAGCCGAAAGCGATGCGCCCCCCAAAGTTGAGGTCAGCAAGTCCGCCAAACAGATGGTCACCCGGGACATGCGCGATGCGGGCGAGAAAACAACCGTAACCGTTCGATATTCCGTATCAGGCGCCTGGGAAGGGGCTGTGGCGGAATTTCAGCAAATTGAAATCCCCGATACTACCCAGGTCGAAACCGAGGGTGCGCCCGCCGTACCCAAGGCCGGTATCTTCGTGGCGGTCCCCATGGACGTGGAGGATGTCGCGGTGCGTGTGGCCGAGAAATCATCCATCACCATCGACCATGAATTGCGGGTAGCACCGGCACCCAAGCAATTCACGGAGGAGGAGTTTCGCGAGGTCTATGAACCCGACCCGGCGATCTACGAGTCGGACGACCCTTATCCGGGTCGCGACTTCGACTTTCTGGGCCTCAAGACCATAGCGGGGGTGAAAGTAGCCCACATCCTGATCTATTTGGGCCAGTACCGGCCGGTGTCACGGAAAATGGAGATTGTCCAGTCGCTGGTTCTTGAAGTAACGTATCAAACCCCGCCCGGGGCCGACCGGGAGCCGGGGCGAAAGCCCCGTGAAATGCCGGAAGCGGACCTGATCCTGGGGTTGGACCTGCTGGACGAACAGACGGACTATTCTTCGCGGGTGGAGGATTTCCAGGGGCTGGACCGGGAGTTCATCGAAGAGCTGGAGGCTGAAGCGGATCCCGCATCCGCCAGACGCCGGGGGATCTCTCTTCTCGAGGAGACCGAAGACGAGGTTTCCGACCCGACCGGAACCCTAACGGCCATAGCTGCCGCGCCACTCGCCACAGTCGCGCTGCCTGTGGGCGTGCCGATACTTCCGCTTCCCAAGCTGAAGGTGGCCGGCCTCATAGCAGAGTACGTGATCGTAACGACCCGGGCACTCGAAACCGCGGTCGAACCGCTGCTGACGGCAAAGACGGGGTGGCCATACTACGCCAAGGTGGCGCTGACCGATGACATTCAGCGGGAGTTTCCGAGCACCAGTTTGAAGGGGTCCATCAAGGCGTTCATTGCCTGGGCAACGGCCAACTGGCGGGTGCCCCCGCGTTTTGTGGTGTTGGCGGGGGACACCGACGTCATCCCCATCCACATCTACAACCGGGGCGGGAATACCTACGCCTCGGATCATTTTTACGCCGACCTCTCCGGAGATCTGGCCCCTGAACTGACGGTTTCCCGCATTCCGACATCCAACGCCGCCCAACTGAAAAGCGTCTGCGAGCACCTCGTCCGCTACGGGGGATATAGAAAGGGCGACTGGGGCGACTGGCAAAACAGGGTCATGCTCTGCGCATACCAATCCGCCACATACGAAAACACCTGTGACCAAATTTACAACAACATTAACAAACGTTACGCCGCCATCAAACGTTACGCCAAGAACACCTCCAAGAGCGATGTCGTGGCGACCATGAACAGCGGCGTTGTGATCGCCCTCTACCGTGGTCACGGATCGAAGACCGCGTGGTCTTCCAGCAACGGTCTCAACGGCACCGATGTTGCCGCCCTCACCAATGGCGCGCACCCTCCGTTTGTCTTGAGTGTCTGCTGCCAAAACGGCTGGGTGGATGACAACAGCCTGGAGACGATCACGGAATCATTCATCCGCAATCGCAAGGCGGTTTCGGTTTTCGCTTCATCGCGCAACTCCTGGACGTACCCCAACAACGATTTCGCCAAGTACATGTTCGATGCCGTGATGACCGGCAAATGTCAGACACCGGCCGCCATTATCCGCTATGCCAAGACCAAGATGGTGCTCAACCACGGGACCTCCAGCGCCCACTTGGACAACACCGTGATGTACAACCTGTTCGGGGATCCGACCGCTGATGTCGCGAGCAATGCCGAGTGGCTGAGAGGGGACTGGTCCATGGACCACGACGGCTGGCGGGGAACCCTGAAAGTCACCCGGATCTGGAACTATCGCGTGGTGACAAACGCGCCCTATGCAGCGCCGCTTTGGAGCATTTCGGGGACTTACGTCGGCAGTGATAACAAGAGCTACCCCTTTTCGGGGACGTTGGGTGGTTTCGATCCCAACCAGTTGGGAGCCGGATCCAAGCGCACCGATTACAAGGTCGAGATAAGAATTGCTTTCTCCGCCTCCAATAATCAGAGATTCGTGGGCTATGTGCATACCTGGACACTGTCGCGCATCTCGGGGATCACCTGGTGGTCCAACCATCCGTTCGGATGGACGGCTCAAAAGGTGATTTAG
- a CDS encoding protein kinase yields the protein MNPPRVALFRPVDGTGASPPPWRRGERPFYVDVHDGSPDGLLLWTNREIPPGQHFHLFVFGFPGKRWGCFDCQVRWVRPDPKKAAYHLVGCTAAAADFKLPAAPADAPKPGPFPSDYEFFRTVPFLRAIHRDAVCPLLNIIRHQPVKAEETFITQGEEGDACFFVHTGTCRVVLEKQGERHVVGLVKEREFVGEMALLTGEPRSAHVEAVTDLELWRVPRDVFEEMLQADPEVATFLTEIVAERFASRKLTADRRIGKYLITAILGRGAFAVVYTGYHGDLNRPVAIKMLRHDLALNPEFLTNFRREAQTIANLNHENIVKVFDIEERFRTVFIIMEHLEGRTLRELLDAVGRLPVRDALEVLVQICRGIGFAHEKAIVHQDIKPGNIFILPDGQVKILDFGLACSCGSENPLTGTPFYMSPEQVECLPVDQRSDIFSLGLTAFEMVSGRRPFDDEDPLAVMDHIVERDIPDPADFVPDLPAPLRNFIMRACARDPGNRYPSVGQALEEIAPLARQMGLRLEHAELQKCKLSTLVLMYREDQQIPLNRLLEDFSQKAEQIGVIIKGADFKDV from the coding sequence TTGAACCCGCCGCGCGTCGCCCTGTTCAGGCCTGTGGACGGGACGGGTGCTTCTCCGCCGCCGTGGCGCCGCGGGGAGCGGCCTTTCTATGTCGATGTCCATGACGGCAGCCCGGACGGCCTTCTCCTCTGGACCAATCGGGAAATCCCGCCGGGGCAGCACTTTCACCTCTTCGTCTTCGGCTTCCCCGGCAAGCGCTGGGGGTGCTTCGATTGCCAGGTGCGCTGGGTCAGGCCGGACCCGAAAAAGGCGGCCTACCACCTGGTGGGCTGCACGGCCGCCGCAGCCGATTTCAAACTGCCCGCAGCCCCCGCCGACGCCCCCAAACCCGGCCCTTTCCCCTCGGACTACGAGTTCTTCCGGACGGTGCCTTTTTTAAGGGCCATTCATCGCGACGCGGTCTGCCCGCTGCTGAACATTATCCGCCACCAACCGGTAAAGGCCGAGGAGACCTTCATCACCCAGGGGGAGGAGGGCGATGCGTGTTTCTTCGTTCACACCGGGACCTGCCGGGTGGTTCTGGAAAAGCAGGGTGAGCGCCACGTCGTGGGCCTGGTCAAGGAGCGGGAGTTTGTCGGCGAGATGGCCCTTCTGACCGGCGAGCCCCGCAGCGCGCACGTGGAGGCGGTGACCGATCTTGAGCTGTGGCGAGTTCCCAGGGATGTTTTCGAAGAGATGCTCCAGGCCGACCCGGAGGTGGCCACCTTTCTGACCGAGATCGTTGCCGAGCGCTTCGCCTCCCGCAAGCTGACCGCCGACCGGCGGATCGGTAAATACCTCATCACCGCCATCCTGGGCCGGGGCGCCTTCGCGGTGGTCTACACCGGCTATCACGGGGACCTCAACCGCCCGGTGGCCATCAAGATGCTGCGTCACGACCTGGCCCTTAACCCGGAGTTTCTGACCAACTTTCGCCGGGAAGCCCAGACCATCGCCAACCTCAACCATGAGAACATCGTCAAGGTCTTCGACATCGAGGAGCGCTTTCGCACCGTCTTCATCATCATGGAGCACCTGGAGGGAAGGACCCTGCGGGAGCTGCTGGATGCGGTCGGCCGGCTGCCCGTGCGCGACGCGCTGGAAGTCCTGGTCCAGATCTGCCGCGGAATCGGTTTCGCCCACGAAAAGGCCATCGTCCACCAGGACATCAAGCCGGGCAACATCTTCATCCTCCCGGACGGCCAGGTCAAGATTCTCGATTTCGGCCTGGCCTGTTCGTGCGGGTCCGAAAACCCGCTCACCGGCACCCCCTTCTACATGTCCCCCGAGCAGGTGGAGTGCCTGCCGGTGGACCAGCGCAGCGACATCTTCTCCCTGGGCCTGACCGCCTTCGAAATGGTGAGCGGCCGCCGGCCCTTCGACGACGAGGACCCGCTGGCGGTCATGGACCACATCGTCGAGCGCGACATCCCCGACCCGGCCGACTTCGTGCCGGACCTGCCGGCCCCTTTGCGAAACTTCATCATGAGGGCCTGTGCCCGCGACCCCGGGAACAGATACCCCAGCGTCGGGCAGGCGCTGGAGGAGATCGCGCCCCTCGCGCGCCAGATGGGCTTGCGCCTGGAGCACGCCGAACTCCAGAAATGCAAGCTGTCGACCCTGGTTCTGATGTACCGCGAAGACCAGCAGATCCCATTGAACCGGCTGCTGGAGGACTTCAGCCAGAAGGCCGAGCAAATCGGCGTCATCATAAAGGGGGCCGACTTCAAAGACGTCTGA
- a CDS encoding extracellular solute-binding protein: MKAWLWIFALLLAVAGAAAEERFPDQGWQDRPNPLADPDARVGGEISVYLGQYPSSLNYYLDGSTQSAQVFGALYESLLDMDPVSAEYRPGLAEGWTISADKRTFTFRIDPAARWSDGQPVTAQDVRFTFDTIMDPKHLTGAQKVAMERFEQPVVVDARTIRFRARSVHWQNLGAAGGLSILPRHALQGRDFNKVNFEFPVVSGPYRLGTLTEGIALTLERRPDWWLRGAQRTRGVGNFQTIRFRFYAENENAFEAFKKGLIDLYPVYTARQWVNETSGPRFFNNWIVRQQVFNHKPVGFQGFAMNMRRPPFDDLRVRRAMSLLLDREKLNQTMMYSQYFLHRSYYEDLYSLKAPCPNPLTPFDKQKARELLDQAGWTVDPATGWRVKDGRRFVFKFLTRSAGTDKFLAVYAEDLKDAGIELIIDQKDWAAWMKDMDGFNFDMTWAAWGAGIFKDPEGMWSSREADRLGGSNITGFRNPAVDDLIALQKEIFDVQKRNEIIRKIDQIVFNDYPFVLLWNINYTRLLYWNKFGMPATVLSKFGGEEGAYWYWWLDPDAVAVLKDAMAHNLAVPPQPAVVVFDDVFTP, from the coding sequence ATGAAAGCCTGGCTTTGGATTTTTGCCCTGCTGCTGGCCGTAGCGGGGGCCGCCGCCGAGGAGCGCTTCCCCGATCAGGGCTGGCAGGACCGCCCCAACCCCCTGGCCGACCCCGACGCCCGGGTCGGCGGTGAGATCTCGGTCTACCTGGGCCAGTACCCCAGTAGTCTGAACTACTACCTGGACGGCAGCACCCAGTCGGCCCAGGTTTTCGGCGCCCTCTACGAGTCGCTCCTGGACATGGACCCGGTCAGCGCCGAGTACCGGCCGGGGCTGGCCGAGGGTTGGACGATCTCCGCGGACAAGCGGACCTTCACCTTCCGGATCGACCCGGCCGCCCGCTGGAGCGACGGCCAGCCGGTGACGGCCCAGGACGTGCGCTTCACCTTCGACACGATCATGGACCCCAAGCACCTCACCGGCGCCCAGAAGGTGGCCATGGAGCGCTTCGAGCAGCCGGTGGTGGTGGACGCGCGCACCATCCGCTTCCGGGCCCGCAGCGTCCACTGGCAGAACCTCGGTGCGGCCGGCGGCCTGTCGATCCTGCCGCGCCACGCCCTCCAGGGGCGCGACTTCAACAAGGTCAACTTCGAGTTTCCGGTGGTCTCGGGCCCCTACCGCCTGGGCACGCTCACCGAGGGGATCGCCCTCACGCTGGAGCGCCGCCCGGACTGGTGGCTGCGGGGGGCCCAGCGCACCCGGGGGGTCGGCAACTTTCAGACCATCCGCTTCCGCTTCTATGCCGAGAACGAAAACGCCTTCGAGGCCTTCAAAAAGGGCCTGATCGACCTCTACCCGGTTTATACCGCCCGCCAGTGGGTCAACGAGACCAGCGGACCGCGCTTCTTCAACAACTGGATCGTGCGGCAGCAGGTCTTCAACCACAAGCCGGTGGGCTTCCAGGGCTTTGCCATGAACATGCGCCGGCCACCCTTCGACGATTTACGGGTGCGCCGGGCCATGTCGCTTTTGCTGGACCGCGAAAAGCTCAACCAGACGATGATGTACAGCCAGTACTTTCTGCACCGCTCCTACTACGAGGACCTCTACTCGCTGAAAGCCCCCTGTCCCAACCCGCTGACCCCCTTCGACAAGCAAAAGGCCCGCGAGCTGCTCGATCAGGCGGGCTGGACGGTGGACCCCGCCACCGGCTGGCGTGTTAAGGACGGCCGGCGCTTCGTCTTCAAGTTTCTCACCCGCAGCGCGGGCACCGACAAGTTCCTGGCGGTCTACGCCGAGGACCTCAAGGACGCGGGCATCGAGCTGATCATCGACCAGAAGGACTGGGCGGCCTGGATGAAGGACATGGACGGCTTCAACTTCGACATGACCTGGGCGGCCTGGGGGGCGGGGATCTTCAAGGACCCCGAGGGGATGTGGTCCTCAAGGGAGGCCGATCGCTTGGGCGGCAGCAACATCACGGGCTTTCGCAACCCGGCGGTGGACGACCTGATCGCCCTGCAGAAGGAGATCTTCGACGTCCAAAAACGCAACGAGATCATCCGCAAGATCGACCAGATCGTTTTCAACGACTACCCCTTCGTGCTGCTCTGGAACATCAATTACACCCGCCTGCTCTACTGGAACAAGTTCGGCATGCCGGCCACGGTGCTCTCCAAGTTCGGCGGCGAAGAGGGCGCCTACTGGTACTGGTGGCTGGACCCGGACGCGGTGGCGGTCCTCAAAGACGCCATGGCCCACAACCTGGCGGTCCCGCCGCAGCCCGCGGTGGTGGTCTTCGACGACGTCTTCACCCCGTAA
- the dapB gene encoding dihydrodipicolinate reductase, whose product MAPTAVMINGLPGNMAACVVRHALADARFSVVPFSLTGPEISATETIADEFKVALIHPDRREIEIQPVIEAFGPFISVDFTHPSAITANAEFYCRFRLPFVMGTTGGDRERLQATVSAAGPAAVIAPNMGKQIVGFQAMMAWAAETFPGLFSGYRLSVRESHQQGKADTSGTARAMLGYFRELGAPLADEEIQMERDPVVQREQWGVPEAHLRGHGWHTYTLDSADGSVRFEFTHNVNGRDIYALGTLDAVAYLAAKIRQGRPARVYSMIDVLKGS is encoded by the coding sequence ATGGCACCCACAGCGGTGATGATCAACGGCCTGCCGGGCAACATGGCGGCCTGCGTCGTTCGCCACGCCCTGGCCGATGCACGCTTCAGCGTGGTCCCCTTTTCCCTGACCGGCCCCGAAATCAGCGCCACCGAAACCATCGCCGATGAATTCAAGGTCGCCCTGATTCACCCGGATCGCCGCGAGATCGAGATCCAACCGGTTATCGAGGCCTTCGGTCCCTTTATCAGCGTGGATTTCACCCACCCCTCGGCCATCACCGCCAACGCCGAATTCTACTGCCGCTTCCGGCTGCCCTTCGTCATGGGGACCACCGGCGGCGACCGCGAACGTCTGCAGGCCACCGTCTCCGCGGCCGGCCCGGCGGCGGTCATCGCCCCCAACATGGGCAAGCAGATTGTGGGCTTTCAGGCCATGATGGCCTGGGCCGCCGAGACCTTTCCGGGACTCTTCAGCGGCTACCGCCTCAGCGTGCGCGAAAGCCACCAGCAGGGCAAGGCCGATACCAGCGGTACGGCCCGCGCGATGCTGGGCTACTTCCGGGAGCTGGGGGCGCCGCTTGCCGACGAAGAGATCCAGATGGAGCGCGACCCGGTGGTTCAGCGGGAGCAGTGGGGCGTTCCCGAGGCCCACCTGCGAGGCCACGGCTGGCACACCTACACTCTGGATTCCGCCGACGGCAGCGTGCGCTTCGAGTTCACCCACAACGTCAACGGCCGCGACATCTACGCCCTGGGCACCCTGGATGCCGTCGCCTACCTGGCGGCGAAAATCCGGCAGGGGCGGCCGGCGCGGGTCTACTCCATGATCGATGTGCTCAAGGGAAGCTGA
- a CDS encoding phosphotransferase, producing the protein MKALVLAAGFGTRLRPYSDHTPKPLFPIDGRPLLEHLIRQLINGGCEAVMVNTHHLHARIEAFIESQRYPVPVRTRFEPQILGTGGAIQNLADFWDARPFLVVNSDILTDIDLAAVYRFHCGHPDPVTLALTDCPRFNTVAVSSRGTVTGFHREAPAERRLTFTGIQVLDLAILDLIPRGVFYSSIDAFRRLMAGGGEIRAFVADPCRWDDLGTPERYRRAARDHLAVRAFRSRWPEDPPPPADTIACRQLAGDGSDRAWYRLGCEQRTLVLADHGIRPGLETCEADAFIAIGRHLQRKGVPVPAIGVHDAFSGLVFMEDLGDENLQQHARRCTSADELTAIYRRVIDAVLPLWTRGAAGFDPAWAYQGPRFDRQLILERECRYFLTAFVQGYLGLEVSPAEFQVEFGALADGLLAHGLDGLIHRDLQSRNIMWHRESPWFIDFQGARPGPVQYDLAALLIDPYVELPPPVQEGLLAYARRRLGCDPERFQAGYAYCALSRNLQMLGAFGHLSRVKGKPFFEAYIPAAVRALQHHFDAPQAGDFNRLKDLARRLARQVDTARR; encoded by the coding sequence ATGAAAGCCCTTGTTCTTGCAGCGGGATTTGGAACGCGCCTCAGGCCTTACAGCGACCACACCCCCAAGCCGCTTTTCCCCATCGACGGGCGCCCCCTGCTGGAGCACCTGATCCGGCAGCTGATCAATGGCGGGTGTGAGGCCGTGATGGTCAACACCCACCACCTGCATGCCCGGATCGAGGCTTTCATAGAATCCCAGCGCTACCCGGTCCCGGTCCGGACGCGCTTTGAACCCCAAATCCTGGGCACCGGCGGGGCCATTCAAAATCTCGCCGATTTTTGGGACGCGCGCCCTTTTCTGGTGGTCAACAGCGATATCCTGACCGATATCGACCTTGCCGCGGTCTACCGCTTTCACTGCGGCCACCCGGACCCCGTCACCCTGGCCTTGACCGACTGCCCGCGCTTCAACACCGTCGCCGTCAGCTCCCGGGGGACCGTTACGGGCTTTCATCGGGAGGCGCCCGCGGAACGCCGGCTGACCTTCACCGGCATCCAGGTGCTGGACCTCGCTATCCTGGACCTGATCCCGCGGGGCGTTTTTTACAGCAGCATCGATGCCTTCCGCCGGCTGATGGCCGGCGGCGGGGAAATCCGGGCCTTCGTGGCCGACCCCTGCCGGTGGGATGACCTGGGCACCCCCGAGCGCTATCGCCGCGCGGCCCGCGACCATCTGGCCGTGCGGGCCTTTCGCAGCCGCTGGCCCGAAGACCCGCCGCCGCCGGCGGACACCATCGCCTGCCGGCAGCTGGCCGGCGACGGTTCGGACCGCGCCTGGTACCGCCTGGGCTGTGAGCAGCGCACGCTCGTTCTAGCCGATCACGGCATCCGCCCCGGCCTGGAGACCTGCGAGGCCGATGCCTTTATCGCCATCGGCCGCCATCTCCAGCGGAAAGGGGTGCCGGTGCCGGCCATCGGGGTTCACGATGCCTTTAGCGGCTTGGTTTTTATGGAGGACCTGGGGGATGAAAACCTCCAGCAGCACGCCCGGCGCTGCACCTCGGCCGATGAGCTGACTGCGATCTACCGGCGGGTGATCGACGCGGTCCTGCCGCTCTGGACCCGGGGGGCGGCGGGCTTCGACCCGGCCTGGGCCTACCAGGGCCCGCGTTTCGACCGCCAGCTGATCCTGGAGCGCGAGTGCCGCTATTTCCTGACGGCCTTTGTGCAGGGCTATCTGGGCCTTGAGGTCTCGCCGGCCGAGTTCCAGGTGGAGTTCGGCGCCCTGGCCGACGGCCTGCTGGCCCATGGCTTGGACGGCCTGATTCACCGCGATCTTCAGTCGCGCAACATCATGTGGCACCGCGAAAGCCCCTGGTTCATCGATTTTCAGGGGGCCCGCCCGGGGCCGGTGCAATACGACCTGGCGGCGCTTCTGATCGACCCCTACGTCGAACTGCCCCCGCCGGTCCAGGAGGGTCTTCTGGCCTATGCCCGCCGGCGGCTGGGATGCGATCCCGAGCGCTTTCAGGCCGGCTACGCCTACTGCGCCCTCAGCCGCAACCTGCAGATGCTGGGGGCCTTCGGCCACCTCAGCCGGGTGAAGGGTAAACCCTTTTTCGAGGCCTACATCCCGGCCGCCGTGCGGGCCCTGCAGCACCATTTCGACGCCCCGCAAGCGGGCGACTTCAACCGTCTCAAAGACTTGGCCCGCCGCCTGGCGCGGCAGGTCGACACAGCAAGGAGGTAG